The following coding sequences lie in one bacterium genomic window:
- a CDS encoding CPBP family intramembrane metalloprotease, which translates to MDTKSIPPLSFPRSLLYLGLPFLLMTLMFWGLAPLMDLMGVRLFITFLVALGVPLLLLFLLSFRFYRKEGHPWNRQAFLERFRLRRIRPVDWIWTIGLAAFMFGSIQLLSFTYTWIADFFPEPKILIRMFEKDPNYFMDLSLKGNWFILAGMLGFLACNVLGEEFWWRGYILPRQELVYGKWTWLVHGFLWNAFHLFMPWQQIQMLPASLALPFVAQRLRNTWPGIIAHFAVHIPFLWMLISRI; encoded by the coding sequence ATGGATACTAAATCGATCCCACCTTTATCTTTTCCGCGCAGCCTGCTTTATTTGGGTCTCCCATTCCTCTTGATGACTTTGATGTTCTGGGGATTGGCTCCTTTAATGGATCTCATGGGGGTTCGTCTTTTCATTACTTTTCTGGTGGCCCTTGGCGTTCCTCTCTTACTTTTATTTTTGCTTTCCTTCCGTTTTTATCGCAAGGAAGGGCATCCCTGGAATCGGCAGGCATTTCTGGAACGCTTTCGGTTGCGCAGAATCCGGCCGGTGGATTGGATCTGGACGATCGGTCTGGCGGCTTTCATGTTCGGCTCCATCCAATTGCTTTCTTTTACTTACACCTGGATTGCCGATTTTTTCCCTGAGCCAAAAATCCTCATTCGCATGTTTGAAAAGGATCCGAACTATTTCATGGATCTTTCCTTAAAAGGAAACTGGTTCATTCTGGCAGGCATGCTCGGGTTTCTTGCATGTAATGTTCTGGGCGAAGAATTCTGGTGGCGCGGTTACATTCTGCCGCGCCAGGAACTTGTTTACGGGAAATGGACGTGGCTAGTCCATGGATTCCTATGGAATGCGTTTCATCTATTCATGCCCTGGCAGCAAATTCAAATGCTTCCAGCTTCACTCGCGTTACCTTTCGTCGCTCAGCGTCTGCGCAACACCTGGCCCGGCATCATCGCTCATTTTGCGGTCCACATCCCCTTCTTATGGATGCTAATCTCTAGGATCTAA